A genomic segment from Deinococcus sp. YIM 77859 encodes:
- a CDS encoding tetratricopeptide repeat protein — MTDPSPPPVSPPEASPDWRAFARAGEWRRALAAARLTAAPTEVTAALDGVVGVQEAIRARRPARAQRVLEGVRATLAATQEGGLKGEAALLESLIEPETLRQALETLEGLGRGTGGETEPQVLRARLAPALAHPLTRPEALNALGVLHVLREEPQAAQPIFEEALAADPGHYRVLTNLGNLELEAGRLRQAEARYREALRLNPEYDGAHHNLGVALRRQGRLSESVGAIRRAQRLSVKQARETSREDLRQQFGAAPWLPVLRWGLVALGILVLFLLLRIGGS; from the coding sequence ATGACAGATCCCTCCCCTCCCCCCGTGTCGCCTCCCGAGGCGTCCCCGGATTGGCGCGCCTTTGCCCGCGCGGGCGAGTGGCGGCGGGCCCTGGCCGCAGCACGGCTTACGGCGGCTCCCACGGAGGTCACGGCGGCGCTTGACGGCGTCGTTGGCGTGCAGGAGGCTATCCGAGCACGACGACCGGCGCGGGCGCAACGGGTCCTGGAGGGCGTGCGGGCGACGCTGGCGGCCACGCAGGAGGGGGGCCTCAAGGGCGAGGCGGCGCTCCTGGAATCGCTGATCGAGCCGGAGACCCTTCGTCAGGCCCTGGAGACGCTGGAGGGACTGGGACGCGGCACGGGCGGTGAGACCGAACCGCAGGTGCTGCGGGCGCGGCTGGCCCCGGCGCTCGCGCATCCCCTGACGCGACCCGAGGCGCTGAACGCGCTGGGGGTGCTCCACGTGCTGCGAGAAGAACCGCAGGCCGCCCAGCCCATCTTTGAGGAGGCGCTGGCGGCTGATCCGGGGCATTACCGGGTGCTCACGAACCTGGGCAATCTGGAGTTGGAGGCAGGCCGCTTGAGGCAGGCCGAAGCCCGCTACCGCGAGGCGCTGCGGCTTAACCCCGAGTATGACGGCGCACACCACAACCTGGGGGTGGCCCTGCGGCGGCAGGGGCGCCTGAGCGAATCGGTGGGGGCGATCCGCCGCGCCCAACGGCTGAGCGTGAAGCAGGCGCGTGAGACTTCTCGTGAAGACCTGCGGCAGCAGTTCGGCGCCGCCCCCTGGCTCCCGGTGCTGCGCTGGGGGCTGGTGGCGCTGGGCATTCTCGTTCTCTTCCTGCTGCTGCGGATCGGGGGCAGCTGA
- a CDS encoding MDR family MFS transporter — protein MSPAAPPERINYAQTLSLATKREILFGVLLGLFLSALDQTIVATAMPRIAADLSGLSLYTWVTTAYLLTNTALVPIYGKLSDLYGRKPILMFGILVFLLGSALCGLSGEPFLGNLFGGGMMQLVVFRGLQGIGAAALGSVAFAIIADLFEPIDRPRYQGLFGAVFGLSSVVGPLLGGFLTDHISWRWVFYVNLPLGLIALAFIASKMPRLASGLRARVDWLGAALIIVFAVPLLLGLTWGADGNFAWTSPTILGLFGLSAAALIAFLFAQSRHPSPILPLSLFRNPTFAWGAVARFLIGAAFLGAILFLSLYLVQVQGVSATKAGTATIPLTVGLIIGAIGSGQIASRIGRYKPLMLTGLVVAALGFFSLSTLNADTPYSGVVLRMVLLGLGLGPALPLYTTALQLAVKPWEIGVATSAGQFFQQMGSTIGTAIFGAVLTAGLTTNLAAQFAAQAAAQQGTVATTLRSISEEIRSGSGSRSQDRNATPPSPEELRATFAALRRHVTQAIETGDRKAIAAIQNNKVLPDEAKKQLANIPEGGVAAGVTTRFEPVYEAVAAAVNSGDPARLAAVAATPQLPAELRARLAQLPAPVLASPAARAQLLAGIKEGLAAAARQAQQQALQAALKGVNDGEQVALLSARATKVAFAQTVATIYRFSIVVAALAFLATLMMPNLSMPTRQKGDRPAPLQVEV, from the coding sequence ATGAGTCCAGCTGCTCCGCCCGAGCGCATCAACTACGCGCAGACCCTGAGCCTGGCGACCAAGCGTGAGATTCTGTTTGGTGTGCTGCTGGGCCTCTTTCTCAGCGCTCTGGATCAGACCATCGTGGCGACCGCCATGCCGCGGATCGCCGCCGACCTCAGTGGCCTGAGCCTCTACACCTGGGTCACCACCGCCTACCTCCTGACGAATACGGCGCTTGTGCCCATCTACGGCAAGCTCTCGGACCTGTACGGGCGTAAGCCCATTCTGATGTTTGGCATCCTGGTGTTCCTGTTGGGTTCGGCGCTATGCGGTCTGAGCGGCGAGCCCTTCTTGGGGAACCTCTTTGGCGGCGGCATGATGCAGCTTGTCGTGTTCCGTGGCCTCCAGGGCATTGGGGCAGCGGCGCTTGGCTCGGTCGCCTTTGCCATCATCGCCGACCTGTTCGAACCCATCGACCGGCCCCGCTACCAGGGTCTGTTCGGCGCCGTCTTTGGCCTGAGCAGCGTGGTCGGCCCGCTGCTGGGCGGCTTCCTGACCGACCACATCTCCTGGCGTTGGGTGTTCTACGTGAACCTGCCGCTTGGCCTGATCGCGCTCGCCTTTATCGCCAGCAAGATGCCCCGCCTCGCCAGCGGGCTCCGGGCGCGGGTAGACTGGCTGGGCGCCGCGCTCATCATCGTGTTCGCCGTGCCGCTGCTGCTGGGGCTGACCTGGGGTGCGGACGGCAACTTCGCCTGGACGAGCCCCACCATCCTGGGCCTGTTCGGGCTGAGCGCCGCTGCCCTGATCGCCTTTCTGTTCGCCCAGTCGCGGCACCCCAGCCCCATCCTGCCGCTGAGCCTCTTTCGTAACCCGACGTTCGCCTGGGGGGCAGTCGCGCGCTTCCTGATCGGCGCAGCCTTTTTGGGCGCGATTCTCTTCCTGAGCCTCTACCTCGTGCAGGTGCAGGGCGTCAGTGCCACCAAAGCGGGGACCGCCACCATTCCGCTCACGGTGGGCCTGATCATCGGGGCCATCGGCTCGGGGCAGATCGCCAGCCGCATCGGGCGCTACAAGCCCCTTATGCTGACCGGACTGGTCGTCGCCGCGCTGGGCTTTTTCAGCCTCAGCACCCTGAATGCCGACACGCCCTACTCCGGCGTGGTGCTGCGCATGGTGCTGCTCGGCCTGGGCCTGGGTCCGGCGCTGCCGCTGTACACGACCGCCCTGCAACTCGCCGTGAAGCCTTGGGAAATCGGCGTGGCGACGAGCGCCGGGCAGTTTTTCCAGCAGATGGGCAGCACCATCGGCACGGCGATCTTCGGCGCAGTCCTCACGGCGGGCCTCACCACCAATCTCGCTGCCCAGTTCGCCGCGCAGGCCGCCGCCCAGCAGGGCACCGTGGCAACCACCCTCAGGAGCATCAGCGAGGAGATTCGCAGCGGGTCGGGAAGCCGCAGCCAGGACCGCAACGCGACCCCGCCGAGCCCCGAGGAACTCCGGGCGACGTTCGCAGCATTGCGCCGCCACGTGACCCAGGCCATCGAGACGGGTGACCGCAAGGCCATCGCTGCGATTCAAAACAACAAGGTGCTGCCGGACGAGGCGAAGAAACAGCTCGCAAACATCCCCGAAGGAGGCGTCGCCGCGGGCGTGACCACCCGATTCGAGCCGGTCTACGAGGCCGTCGCGGCAGCGGTCAACAGCGGCGACCCAGCCCGCCTCGCTGCTGTGGCGGCCACCCCGCAGCTGCCTGCCGAGCTGCGCGCCCGCCTCGCGCAGCTGCCCGCGCCGGTGCTCGCCAGCCCAGCAGCCCGCGCGCAACTCCTGGCCGGGATCAAGGAGGGGCTCGCCGCCGCCGCACGCCAAGCCCAGCAGCAGGCGTTGCAGGCCGCCCTGAAGGGGGTGAACGACGGCGAGCAGGTGGCGCTCCTGAGTGCCCGTGCCACGAAGGTGGCTTTTGCCCAGACGGTTGCCACCATCTACCGCTTCTCCATCGTGGTGGCGGCCCTCGCCTTCCTCGCCACGCTGATGATGCCCAATCTGAGCATGCCGACGCGGCAAAAGGGTGACCGCCCGGCACCGCTTCAGGTGGAGGTGTAG
- a CDS encoding cation:proton antiporter regulatory subunit — translation MVKLEETPLPGVGVRHDFDGRYGKRVGVITHRDGRREIFVSRRDDPDACALSIVLSDEEAEAVADLLGGSTITRHVSRLSQDIEGLAMDWVNVPSISPYAGHPLGDTMMRTRTGASIVAVMRDGQAIPAPGPEFPLQAGDTLVVVGTPEGVVRAAKLLGGEI, via the coding sequence ATGGTCAAGCTGGAAGAAACGCCGCTCCCCGGTGTAGGTGTGCGCCACGATTTCGACGGGCGCTATGGCAAACGCGTAGGGGTCATCACCCACCGCGACGGACGGCGGGAAATCTTTGTCTCGCGCCGAGACGACCCGGATGCCTGCGCCCTGAGTATCGTCCTCAGCGATGAGGAGGCCGAGGCCGTCGCGGACCTGCTGGGCGGCAGCACGATTACCCGGCACGTCAGCCGCCTCTCGCAGGACATCGAGGGCCTGGCGATGGACTGGGTGAACGTGCCAAGCATCAGCCCGTATGCCGGGCACCCGCTGGGCGACACTATGATGCGCACCCGCACCGGGGCGAGCATCGTGGCCGTCATGCGAGATGGTCAGGCGATTCCCGCGCCTGGTCCGGAGTTCCCGCTTCAGGCGGGTGATACCCTCGTGGTGGTGGGCACGCCGGAGGGCGTGGTTCGAGCCGCCAAGCTGCTTGGCGGCGAAATCTAG
- a CDS encoding bifunctional ADP-dependent NAD(P)H-hydrate dehydratase/NAD(P)H-hydrate epimerase, with translation MPEFVFSPEGVGAVDARLDGAQLLDQAMEEAGRAVADVLHARFPQSRVQLLAGGGANGGDALVAARHLMALGHGVEVLAAPPTHPLTRLNWQRLAAFGLQPEPLTRQAVTRRAAEVSVLVDGLLGTGFQPPLRAEQAEIVEAVNAVREQGVQVVAIDLPSGLDAASAAVPGPAVHADLTVTLMGFKPALLFGPAARQAGEVRLAPLRVPSAWLAAEALAVRPTDAEIAALLPIRPADAHKGTAGHVWVIGGAPGTVGAAALAGLGALRAGAGLVTVYSSVQVPLVTPELMVRQHDALDRALEAALARSRPDALCVGMGLGPDAAALTRQVLAWEVPAVLDADALQPELAGKGHAACVWTPHPGEAARLLGVATGEVTRDPLAAARTLQERFGGVVVLKGGPSVIAHAQGLSVSRGGHPGMASAGLGDTLSGVIAALLGQGLGALEAALVGVRLHARAGERAGARQGYGLIASDVSAELGGAWLDLWAAAGKAMLS, from the coding sequence ATGCCGGAATTCGTGTTTTCGCCGGAGGGCGTGGGGGCGGTGGATGCCCGTCTGGACGGAGCCCAGTTGCTTGACCAGGCGATGGAGGAGGCGGGCCGGGCCGTGGCCGACGTCCTCCATGCGCGTTTTCCGCAAAGCCGGGTGCAGCTGCTCGCCGGGGGCGGCGCGAACGGCGGGGACGCCCTCGTGGCCGCGCGGCACCTGATGGCGCTGGGGCATGGGGTGGAGGTGCTCGCCGCGCCCCCGACCCACCCGCTCACCCGCCTGAACTGGCAGCGCCTGGCCGCCTTCGGTCTTCAGCCGGAGCCGCTCACGCGGCAAGCGGTCACCCGGCGAGCCGCCGAGGTGAGCGTGCTGGTTGACGGACTGCTCGGCACCGGCTTTCAGCCGCCGCTGCGCGCGGAGCAAGCGGAGATCGTCGAGGCTGTCAACGCCGTGCGGGAACAGGGCGTGCAGGTCGTCGCCATCGATCTGCCCAGCGGGCTGGACGCTGCCTCTGCAGCGGTCCCCGGACCCGCCGTTCACGCTGACCTCACCGTCACGCTGATGGGATTCAAGCCTGCCCTGCTGTTTGGTCCCGCCGCGCGGCAGGCCGGCGAGGTGCGGCTCGCTCCGCTGCGGGTGCCTTCCGCGTGGCTGGCGGCAGAGGCGCTCGCTGTTCGGCCCACGGACGCGGAGATCGCGGCCCTCCTCCCCATCCGCCCCGCGGACGCGCACAAGGGCACTGCGGGACACGTGTGGGTGATCGGCGGAGCTCCGGGCACCGTGGGGGCGGCGGCGCTCGCGGGCCTGGGGGCGCTGCGGGCGGGAGCCGGGCTGGTCACCGTTTATTCGTCGGTGCAGGTGCCGCTGGTCACGCCGGAACTGATGGTGCGGCAGCATGACGCGCTCGACCGCGCGCTGGAGGCGGCGCTGGCCAGGAGCAGGCCGGATGCCCTCTGTGTGGGAATGGGCTTGGGGCCAGACGCAGCCGCCCTCACACGGCAGGTGCTTGCCTGGGAGGTTCCGGCCGTCCTGGACGCCGACGCCCTGCAACCCGAACTCGCAGGCAAGGGGCACGCGGCCTGCGTGTGGACACCGCATCCCGGCGAGGCGGCCCGCCTGCTGGGGGTGGCCACCGGCGAGGTCACGCGCGATCCCCTCGCGGCCGCCCGCACCCTTCAGGAACGCTTCGGGGGTGTGGTCGTGCTCAAGGGCGGCCCCAGCGTCATCGCGCACGCACAGGGCCTCTCGGTCAGTCGGGGGGGCCATCCGGGCATGGCGAGCGCTGGTCTGGGTGACACCCTCAGCGGCGTCATTGCGGCACTTCTGGGACAGGGCCTGGGAGCCCTCGAAGCGGCGCTTGTCGGTGTGCGGCTGCACGCGCGGGCTGGGGAGCGGGCCGGAGCACGGCAGGGATACGGCCTGATCGCCAGCGACGTGAGCGCCGAACTGGGCGGTGCATGGCTGGACCTGTGGGCGGCGGCGGGTAAGGCAATGCTAAGCTGA
- the lysX gene encoding lysine biosynthesis protein LysX, translating into MAELAVLYDRIRPDEKMLFGALDALGVPYDKVYTPQLRVTFGGLDRAQVPWRVALERCVSQTRGHAVTRALEGLGVRVVNPSHVIELCGDKLATNAALARAGLPTPRTGVAFDGEAALALIEELGYPVVLKPTVGSWGRMVSRINDRDAAEAIIEHKEVLGGPQHGVFYVQELIHKPGRDIRAFVVGGECIAAIYRSSEHWITNTARGAQASNCPVTPEIAALATRAAAAVGGEIVAIDLVEDPQSHNEWGGLLVIEINHTMEFKNSVSTTGVDIPRKMGEYALSLLGGLSPANE; encoded by the coding sequence ATGGCCGAACTCGCCGTCCTCTACGACCGCATTCGTCCCGATGAGAAGATGCTGTTCGGGGCGCTCGATGCCCTCGGCGTGCCCTACGACAAGGTGTACACGCCCCAGCTGCGCGTCACCTTTGGTGGGTTGGACCGCGCCCAGGTGCCCTGGCGGGTCGCGCTCGAACGCTGCGTGAGTCAGACGCGCGGGCACGCTGTCACCCGGGCGCTGGAGGGCCTGGGCGTGCGCGTCGTGAATCCCTCGCACGTCATCGAGCTGTGCGGTGACAAGCTCGCCACGAATGCGGCGCTGGCTCGCGCGGGCCTGCCCACGCCCCGCACCGGCGTCGCCTTTGACGGCGAGGCCGCCCTTGCCCTCATCGAGGAACTGGGCTACCCGGTCGTCCTCAAGCCCACGGTGGGTTCCTGGGGCCGGATGGTCAGCCGCATCAACGACCGCGACGCCGCCGAGGCGATCATCGAGCACAAGGAGGTGCTCGGTGGCCCGCAGCACGGCGTCTTCTACGTCCAGGAGCTGATTCATAAGCCAGGCCGCGACATCCGCGCCTTTGTGGTTGGTGGGGAATGTATCGCCGCGATCTACCGCAGCTCTGAACACTGGATCACGAATACGGCGCGGGGCGCACAGGCCAGCAACTGCCCGGTCACCCCCGAAATCGCGGCCCTGGCGACTCGGGCGGCCGCCGCCGTGGGTGGCGAGATCGTCGCCATTGACCTCGTCGAGGACCCGCAGAGCCACAACGAGTGGGGCGGCCTCCTGGTGATCGAGATCAACCACACCATGGAGTTCAAGAACTCGGTCAGCACGACGGGCGTGGATATTCCCCGCAAGATGGGCGAGTACGCCCTGAGTCTGCTCGGTGGCCTAAGCCCCGCGAACGAGTAG
- the lysW gene encoding lysine biosynthesis protein LysW: MPVVKFENPDTGATIELTDPELGELVIDDETGVEYEVVSLDPPRLEQAPQEAEDWGE, translated from the coding sequence ATGCCTGTCGTTAAATTTGAAAACCCAGATACCGGTGCCACCATCGAACTGACAGATCCCGAACTCGGTGAACTCGTCATTGACGACGAAACCGGAGTGGAATACGAGGTCGTGTCCCTCGATCCGCCGCGCCTCGAACAGGCCCCGCAGGAAGCGGAGGACTGGGGGGAGTAA
- a CDS encoding 3-isopropylmalate dehydratase large subunit yields the protein MSASPLRPQTMAEKILSRRGNQTVYAGDLTVVDVDQVMVVDSIAQSFIGRMEKDLAATPKFPERVSIVIDHVAPASTVSVAQAQKEAREYAAKTGVRLFDVGRGICHQVLMEERLAQPGWIVLGSDSHSTTYGAVAAFGTGMGATDIALAAASGKTWLRVPESVKVTFVGDLQPGVTAKDAALEMIRVLGADGATYQSIEIHAGDRFTRGERMTLANLCVEAGAKAGLVVPGGEILTAYGYDIPDWVYPDPGAQYRQEVVIDLSTLRPRMSAPNEVDNVHDVAELRGLKVDQVFIGTCTNGRLEDLQAAAAVLKGQRVHPSTRLLVIPASSEVMEQAMQDGTLLTLIQAGAVLGTPGCGPCMGRHQGVLAPGEVCVSTSNRNFIGRMGDKDARIYLASPAVAAATAVLGRIALPDELAAVPA from the coding sequence ATGAGCGCTTCCCCCCTCCGCCCGCAGACGATGGCGGAAAAGATCCTCTCGCGGCGCGGCAACCAGACGGTGTACGCGGGCGACCTCACCGTTGTCGATGTGGATCAGGTGATGGTTGTGGACTCCATCGCGCAGAGCTTCATCGGGCGCATGGAAAAAGACCTCGCCGCCACGCCGAAGTTTCCTGAGCGCGTCTCCATCGTCATTGATCATGTTGCCCCCGCCTCCACCGTCAGCGTCGCGCAGGCCCAGAAGGAGGCCCGCGAGTACGCCGCAAAGACGGGTGTGCGCCTCTTCGATGTCGGAAGGGGCATCTGCCATCAGGTGCTGATGGAGGAACGCCTCGCTCAGCCCGGCTGGATCGTGCTGGGGTCAGACAGTCACTCGACGACCTACGGCGCCGTCGCGGCCTTTGGCACCGGCATGGGCGCTACCGATATCGCTCTCGCCGCCGCGAGCGGCAAGACCTGGCTGCGGGTGCCGGAAAGCGTGAAGGTGACCTTTGTGGGCGACCTCCAGCCCGGTGTGACGGCCAAGGACGCTGCGCTCGAAATGATTCGCGTGCTGGGCGCGGACGGGGCCACCTACCAGAGCATCGAGATCCACGCCGGGGACCGTTTCACGCGCGGTGAGCGAATGACCCTGGCCAACCTCTGTGTGGAGGCGGGGGCCAAAGCAGGGCTGGTGGTGCCCGGCGGCGAGATCCTCACCGCCTACGGCTACGATATTCCCGACTGGGTATACCCCGATCCCGGCGCCCAATACAGACAAGAGGTGGTGATCGACCTTTCGACCCTTCGCCCCCGCATGAGCGCCCCCAACGAGGTGGACAACGTCCACGACGTGGCCGAGCTGCGCGGCCTCAAGGTCGATCAGGTCTTTATCGGCACCTGCACGAATGGCCGCTTGGAAGACTTGCAGGCTGCCGCTGCGGTCCTGAAGGGTCAGCGGGTGCATCCCTCCACCCGCCTGCTCGTGATTCCCGCCTCGAGCGAGGTGATGGAACAGGCCATGCAGGACGGTACCCTGCTCACCCTGATCCAGGCGGGCGCGGTGCTCGGTACCCCCGGCTGCGGCCCCTGTATGGGGCGTCATCAGGGCGTGCTGGCTCCCGGAGAGGTCTGTGTCTCCACGAGTAACCGTAATTTCATCGGGCGCATGGGGGACAAGGATGCCCGGATCTACCTCGCCTCGCCCGCCGTGGCGGCGGCGACGGCGGTCCTGGGTCGGATCGCTCTGCCGGACGAGCTTGCGGCGGTTCCGGCCTGA
- a CDS encoding homoaconitate hydratase (catalyzes the formation of homoisocitrate from cis-homoaconitate), giving the protein MPRVWKFGDSVNTDDILPGKFAPFMAGEDVFQTFAFHYIRPEFAAQVQPGDVLVGGRNWGLGSSREYAPQALKKLQIGGIIAPSFARIHYRNLLNLGIPAFEADLTGILEDGAEVSLDAQTGVLTYAGGTIQLPPPPEFLREALREGSILAFFKRYGRFPGEKPDEHR; this is encoded by the coding sequence ATGCCCCGAGTCTGGAAGTTCGGCGACTCCGTCAACACCGACGATATTCTTCCCGGCAAGTTCGCGCCCTTTATGGCGGGCGAGGACGTGTTTCAGACCTTCGCCTTTCACTACATCCGCCCGGAGTTTGCCGCCCAGGTTCAGCCCGGTGACGTGCTGGTCGGCGGGCGCAACTGGGGCCTGGGCTCCAGCCGCGAGTACGCGCCGCAGGCCCTGAAAAAGCTCCAGATCGGGGGAATCATCGCCCCCTCCTTTGCCCGCATCCATTACCGCAACCTGCTGAACCTGGGGATTCCGGCCTTTGAGGCTGACCTGACGGGAATCCTGGAGGACGGCGCCGAGGTGAGCCTAGACGCACAGACGGGTGTGCTCACCTATGCGGGCGGCACCATCCAGCTTCCGCCGCCACCCGAGTTCCTGCGCGAGGCGCTGCGCGAGGGCAGCATCCTGGCCTTTTTCAAGCGGTACGGCCGCTTCCCTGGGGAGAAGCCGGACGAGCACCGCTAA
- a CDS encoding MarR family winged helix-turn-helix transcriptional regulator, with the protein MSELEPRANAPNASAEATQLGEEMKRLHRWISGRVLIHMQDELQDHDLTFPQMTALHQLRAHAPLTVTALAKTLSLSVPATSHLVERLVRRGLAQRRENPENRREKLVLPSAQGLQLVARMDEQFIGAYVAVFGRLRPATVRAATAAMQALLAELALLEENHESSCSARAHQLRADPEPGDQA; encoded by the coding sequence ATGTCAGAGCTTGAACCTCGGGCCAATGCGCCCAACGCCAGTGCTGAGGCGACCCAATTGGGGGAGGAGATGAAGCGCCTGCACCGCTGGATCAGCGGACGTGTGCTCATCCATATGCAAGACGAGCTTCAAGATCATGACCTCACCTTTCCCCAGATGACGGCCCTGCACCAGTTGCGTGCCCACGCGCCCCTCACGGTGACGGCGCTGGCCAAGACCCTGAGCCTGAGTGTGCCCGCGACGAGCCACCTTGTGGAACGTCTCGTTCGGCGCGGGTTGGCCCAGCGCCGCGAGAATCCGGAGAACCGGCGCGAAAAGCTGGTGCTGCCCAGCGCCCAGGGGTTGCAGCTTGTGGCGCGAATGGACGAGCAGTTTATCGGGGCCTACGTCGCTGTGTTTGGCCGTCTTCGTCCCGCTACCGTACGCGCGGCCACCGCGGCCATGCAGGCGCTGCTGGCCGAACTGGCCCTTTTGGAGGAGAACCATGAGTCCAGCTGCTCCGCCCGAGCGCATCAACTACGCGCAGACCCTGAGCCTGGCGACCAAGCGTGA
- a CDS encoding cation:proton antiporter translates to MSLAQLFLELGAVILALAFVGRAAGRLGITPIPLYLLAGIGLGAFMHLGDAPEEFIHIGAEIGAVLLLFTLGLEYTSAELRDNLRAHSRVGVMDFALNFTPGLLAGLLLDFPPLAAVLLGGVTYLSSSGIASKVLSDLGRLGNRETPVILAVCVLEDVAMAVYLPVVAALLLGGSLAAIGVNLLVALAAFALAFFLALRYGHVLSGLMNVQSNEALLLSVFGLVLVVAGAADMLKVSAAIGAFLVGIALSGEVAERTRALIEPLRDLFAAVFFVFFGLQLDLSSVPGVLLPALLLTAVTSVTKFVTGWWGAARAGVQTRGRYRAGTTLIPRGEFSILIAGLGLGLAPKLGPLAAAYVLLTALAGPLLARFDGQLAPLLDRRRREVRAG, encoded by the coding sequence TTGTCTTTGGCACAGCTTTTTCTGGAACTGGGCGCGGTGATTCTCGCGCTCGCTTTTGTCGGCCGGGCCGCGGGACGCCTCGGGATCACGCCCATTCCGCTGTATCTGCTCGCGGGCATCGGCCTGGGCGCGTTTATGCACCTGGGCGACGCGCCCGAAGAGTTTATTCATATCGGCGCCGAGATTGGCGCGGTGCTGCTGCTCTTTACCCTGGGCCTGGAATACACCAGCGCGGAGCTGCGCGACAACCTGCGGGCCCACAGCCGAGTGGGGGTGATGGATTTCGCCCTCAACTTCACGCCGGGGCTCCTGGCGGGCCTGCTGCTGGACTTTCCTCCACTGGCCGCCGTGCTGCTGGGCGGGGTCACCTACCTCAGCTCCAGCGGAATCGCCAGCAAGGTGCTCTCGGACCTGGGACGCCTGGGGAACCGCGAGACGCCCGTGATCCTGGCTGTTTGCGTGTTAGAGGACGTGGCGATGGCCGTCTATCTTCCGGTGGTCGCAGCTCTTCTTCTTGGGGGCAGCCTCGCCGCCATCGGGGTGAACCTGCTCGTCGCCCTCGCGGCCTTTGCGCTGGCTTTTTTCCTCGCGCTGCGCTACGGCCACGTTCTCAGCGGCCTGATGAACGTGCAGAGTAATGAGGCACTCCTGCTCAGCGTGTTCGGGCTGGTGCTCGTGGTCGCCGGAGCCGCAGACATGCTCAAAGTCTCGGCGGCGATCGGCGCCTTTTTGGTTGGCATCGCGCTGTCGGGCGAGGTGGCCGAACGCACCCGCGCCCTCATCGAGCCGCTGCGTGACCTTTTTGCCGCGGTGTTCTTCGTGTTCTTCGGGCTGCAACTGGATTTGAGCAGCGTGCCGGGCGTGCTGCTGCCCGCCCTGCTGCTGACCGCCGTCACGAGCGTGACCAAGTTTGTCACCGGGTGGTGGGGCGCAGCTCGTGCGGGCGTGCAGACGCGAGGCCGCTATCGCGCGGGGACCACCCTGATTCCACGTGGCGAATTCAGCATCCTGATCGCCGGGCTAGGCCTGGGGCTGGCACCCAAGCTGGGACCACTCGCCGCCGCCTACGTGCTGCTGACCGCCCTGGCAGGCCCCCTGCTCGCCCGCTTTGACGGTCAGCTCGCGCCGCTGCTGGACCGGCGGCGGCGCGAGGTGCGGGCAGGATAG
- a CDS encoding DUF4388 domain-containing protein has protein sequence MQGLLSDLPLMGILELVNGTRQTGVLDVQAEVPYTVAFLDGEIVGGGILDWLGMDALHASPLLPQSGTFEFRPSAVTGSPLAPYDHFLTEWARVSDEWPQVCAAIGSPSRVFRGDLPLFDVPEGRSARAAARQAAAPLFEVAQALAEAFRQGRAEPTGRFAWHALRLRSGTTRVASSPVAQALDGERSLGEVIAGGLAEADVRAHLLAELQAGLRFPGSGWVLRDLVWEQSDLGAYTST, from the coding sequence ATGCAGGGACTCCTCTCCGACCTGCCCCTGATGGGGATTCTGGAATTGGTGAACGGCACACGGCAAACGGGCGTGCTCGACGTGCAGGCCGAAGTTCCCTATACCGTCGCTTTTCTGGACGGCGAGATCGTAGGGGGTGGGATCCTCGACTGGCTGGGCATGGACGCCCTCCACGCCAGCCCGCTGCTGCCCCAAAGCGGCACCTTTGAGTTCCGGCCCAGCGCCGTGACCGGCTCGCCCCTTGCCCCCTACGACCACTTCTTGACCGAATGGGCGCGGGTTTCGGACGAGTGGCCGCAGGTGTGCGCGGCCATCGGCAGCCCCAGCCGCGTGTTTCGGGGCGACCTACCGCTCTTCGACGTACCGGAGGGCCGCAGCGCCCGCGCCGCCGCCCGCCAGGCAGCAGCGCCCCTGTTTGAGGTCGCGCAGGCGCTGGCGGAGGCTTTCCGGCAGGGCCGCGCCGAACCGACGGGCCGCTTCGCCTGGCACGCCCTCCGGCTGCGTTCCGGCACCACCCGCGTCGCTTCTTCCCCGGTCGCGCAGGCGCTGGACGGTGAGCGCAGCCTGGGTGAGGTGATCGCGGGCGGCTTGGCCGAGGCAGACGTGCGTGCTCACCTGCTGGCCGAGCTCCAGGCGGGGCTGCGTTTTCCGGGGAGTGGCTGGGTGCTGCGCGACCTCGTCTGGGAACAGAGCGACCTGGGCGCCTACACCTCCACCTGA